Proteins encoded together in one Mercenaria mercenaria strain notata chromosome 18, MADL_Memer_1, whole genome shotgun sequence window:
- the LOC128550852 gene encoding uncharacterized protein LOC128550852 — protein MCHYAVFGDSYISRLKYFTHGKLEISKPHMFFGVPGMATNRKFEGMFESLKTYKPRYVFINLGGNDITDSCNPHDIYLNIINIVEELYNCGVERVFVASIVERGNFPKWTGLNHKLFNVYRRSVNKKLKKYFARDFVQIGKRLIYPRHNDLDLVHPGNRQGGMKIFKHEVLKAFKKTEHC, from the exons ATGTGTCATTACGCAGTCTTCGGTGATAGCTATATTTCCAGATTGAAATATTTCACACATGGTAAATTAGAAATTAGTAAACCTCATATGTTCTTTGGTGTTCCTGGAATGGCAACAAACAGAAAGTTCGAGGGGATGTTTGAGAGCTTAAAGACATACAAACCGAG ATATGTCTTCATCAATCTAGGAGGGAACGATATCACAGATTCATGCAACCCCCATGATATATATCTGAATATTATCAACATTGTAGAAGAACTGTATAACTGTGGAGTGGAACGCGTATTTGTTGCAAGTATAGTGGAGAGAGGAAATTTTCCAAAGTGGACTGGTTTAAATCACAAATTGTTCAACGTATACAGAAGATCTGTGAACAAaaagttaaagaaatattttgcacgtgATTTTGTGCAAATTGGTAAAAGACTGATCTATCCGAGACATAATGATTTGGACTTAGTACATCCAGGAAATAGACAAGGAGGAATGAAGATATTCAAGCATGAGGTGTTGAAAGCATTCAAAAAGACAGAACACTGTTAG